The window TGAGATGGGGATGGTTCTCACAGAAGCAGGTTGAAGTCGAGGAGGTCGATGCTGGGGATAGGCTCTCTCCAGTAGTTGAAGGTGGTGTACTCTGACAATTCAGCCTCCTGTGCCTCTTGCTGCTTCCTTGGCTTGGCTAAGGCAGCATTCTGTTTCTTGGTGGCCTTCTTGCTCTTCTTGGTTGGCTTGCTGTTGGTCACACCCAGGTCTTCCAGCTCGGACAGGTCGGGGGCTGAGATGGGCTGTCTCCAGTAGAGGAAGGAGTCATACTCGCTGTTTGATTTCACCAGCATTTTTACCTGAATGTAAAAGAGGAAATTAAAATGCGATTTGGGATCATAGTTTAAAATAGATTAGACATACATATTGCTCTAATCTTAGTCCCCACATATACAGTATTTCATTCTAGTACTATGTCTCTATAATTTCAAATGGCTACCTGATATTTTTTCTTTATTCCAAAGGGCCCCTATACTGTAGATGCCATGGTTAGGAGA of the Oncorhynchus tshawytscha isolate Ot180627B linkage group LG31, Otsh_v2.0, whole genome shotgun sequence genome contains:
- the LOC112229763 gene encoding protein AF1q, which produces MLVKSNSEYDSFLYWRQPISAPDLSELEDLGVTNSKPTKKSKKATKKQNAALAKPRKQQEAQEAELSEYTTFNYWREPIPSIDLLDFNLLL